Part of the Candidatus Zixiibacteriota bacterium genome, GGATAGTCTTTGCATAGTCGTTCCCAGAAATCAATCATCTGTTCCGAGGTCAGATTTTTACCTTCGGCTTCGAGTTTGTATTTTTTCGTTTTTGGGTCATAGAACTCAGTCGAGGCTGGATCAAGGGCAATCATGATATCTTTGTTCGCACCCGCTTTGTAGCCTGAGGCCGAGATTGCTTCCATGATAACCTGAAGCGCCTCCTCGTTGGACTTGAGATCCGGCGCGAAGCCGCCCTCGTCTCCGACTGCTGTATTATACCCTTTTTTGTGGAGCACTTTTTTGAGAGAGCCAAAAACTTCGGCTCCCATCTGTAGCGCTGAAGCAAAATCCTTGGCTCCGACAGGCATGATCATAAACTCCTGCAGGTCGATATTATTGTCGGCATGCTTGCCGCCATTGAGAATGTTCATCATTGGCACGGGCATGACTTTGGTGTTACAGCCGCCCAGGTATTCATAGAGAAACCTGCCCGAGCTTTCAGCGGCGGCTTTGGCTGTTGCGATTGAGACTCCGAGAATGGCATTTGCGCCGAGTTTTGATTTGTTTTCGGTTCCGTCCATCGCGATTAGGTATCTATCTAAGGAGGTCTGATCGAAGGGATCAATCATGTCTTTGAGAATCGCCGGGCCGATTAGCTCATTGACATTTGCCACGGCGGTAAGAACCCCCTTGCCGAAATATTTCTTGGCGTCACCATCGCGTAGTTCGACCGCCTCATGCGCGCCTGTTGAGGCTCCTGAGGGAACGGCGGCGCGGCCAAGGGTGCCGTCGGTGAGACAGACATCGACTTCGACTGTCGGTGTGCCACGGCTGTCGAGGATTTGACGGGCATGGATATATTCAAAATCGGCCATAACGAAGTCCCTTCAGTTTGTTCAATACACCAGAATGTGGGCAAACATATTGTGTTCAGTGCAACTGGAGCAAGGAGTAATTTGAGATGGTTAGTGACCAGTTGTAAGAAATTTCTGCACCCGTTGGCGCTATCTTTAAGTTTTTGCGCTACAAAAACTTAAAGTAAAATCTCACAGACTAAAAATATTAACAAAGATTGAGCAGGCGATGCCCCGTGTTTGATCGTGGGTATGTTAACTAAGGTCAAATCGGTGGATAGTGTAAACAAAGCGGCGGAAAATTCATATATTTCTCACAATCCCCCTATTGACCTTTTGAAAATATCCGATATGTTTAGTGTGTTATCATGGTCCCAGTAGCTCTTCATTATGGGCATCAGTATGCTCAGTCGAACGTTTCGTGTTCTAGATTTTCTATGACAGACGGACTTCTGAATATCTTCGCTCCCCATGGCGCAGACGCTGGAGAATGTAAGAACCCTCAGGAGGTAGAATGAACATCTACGTCGGCAACCTGTCATATCAGGTAAGCGAAGAAGATCTTCGAACGGCTTTCGGCGAATTCGGCGAAGTGACCAAGGTTATTATCATCAAAGACAAGCTGAGCGGCGAATCCCGCGGTTTTGCCTTCGTCGAGATGGGAAGCAGCGAGTCCGGACAATCGGCAATTTCCGGGATGAATGACGCCGAGCTCAAAGGACGTCGTTTGAAAGTCAATGAAGCCCAGGCCCGTACCGATGCCCCGCGAGGCGGTGGCGGAGGAGGCGGAAGCCGCGATGGCGGCGGCGGCGGACGTCGCTAAGCCCGGCACAATAGCCACTGGGTGTAATCATCGATAAATCCTCATAGATTTTCCGATAGATTTTCCGAGCAGTTAAAAACAGGCCGACTCAATAGTCGGCCTGTTTATGTTGATGCACAGACTTTCTTTCGCGCTCTCCCCAAAGATTACGTTACGGTTATGGACTTTCGTCGGTGGAGATACATATATTAGAGTTATGGAGCAATATTATCTCTGTGCCTGTTGCGGCGAGGAAAACGAGATTCTGATAGATCCCACAAGCGGCAATCGTCAGGAATTCGTCGAAGATTGCCGGGTGTGTTGCCGTCCGAATGTTATCAAGGCATCGTTTAACAGTTATCTCAATGAATACGACCTTGAGGTTTATCAAGAAGATGTTGGTTGAGGGCGAGTGACTTCGTCTGCGCTTTCAGCATTTGGATTTTTTTTTCTGGCCGTTATAACGCGGTCTGTCTTTTTTACTATAACCCAATTTACGGCCGATGACGCATATATCACCTTCCGCTATGCGGAAAACCTGGCAGCCGGACAAGGTTTTGTCTATAATGTGGGCGAACGGGTGTTGGGGACAACGACACCGCTGTTTACTTTTCTGCTCTCCTTCTTCTCTCTTGTCGGACTCCCGACTCCCTCAAGCGCGCTTGTGTTATCGCTCATATTTTCAGGACTGACCGCCGCCTTTCTCTATCGGTTTGCGCAGTCACTTGGTTTCACCAGACTTGCATTCCTGCCGCCATTGGTTTATTCCTTTTGGCCAAGATCTTTAGTCGCTGAGACAAGCGGAATGGAGACTGCTCTTTTTACGCTTCTTGTAACTGCGGCTTTCTATTATCAGCATAAACGGCTTGATATGTACGCCATAGGTATGGCCACACTGGCAACAGTGACCCGCCCAGAAGGAATGGGTCTTTTATTGTTGATTTTATTCGTCAACGTCTGGCAACACAGGGAACGAATCAGGAAATATCTTCGTATTGCCGGGGGGATTCTTATCCCTTGGATAATTTTTGCGACATTTTATTTTGGTTCTCCGATTCCGAACTCCATACGCGGCAAGCTCGCATTGTATAGTCAATTTGGTCAGATGCCGCTCTGGGATACGGTCGTCTATCTCATGGGCTGGCATTCTATCTTCGGCTGGGTCATATTTGTCTTTGCTCTCATCGGAGCGCGATGGCTTTGGCATAAGCAGGGTTATGGGCGGCTTGAGGTTGTCTGGCTCTTCGGAATGATTGCTTTTTATAGCCTCAGCAGTTCCAAAGTGTTCTTTTGGTATATCACACCGATTTATCCGGTCTATATTCTTTTTATCAGCGCATCGTGTGTCCAGCTGGCCGACGCTATGAAGTTACGGGAGAGGGCATTTTCATACGCGCGTATTGCGGGCGGCGCGGTTTTGATTGCGGGGTTGATCTGGATAAGTCTACCGACAGTACGATATTATGCTGCCTATCAAGAAACATTGGAGCGTGTGCATAAACAGATCGGATTATATTTATTCACACAAGGCAAGGCCGGTGACAGGGTGGCGGCTGAGGATATTGGGTATATGGGCTATTATTCACAGCTCAGCATTCTTGATCGTGACGGGCTGATTTCACCCGAATTCCATATATATAATCGTCAGGCTCGCTATCTCGATGCTGTACTGGATCATACTCCGCGATGGGTTGTCGCGGCCCGCTCCAGTCCCACAAGCGCCTTTATAGATTCAGCTCGATTTACGGACAGCTATATATGGGATACATCATTTTCCGACCAAAAGTATGAGTATGTATTGTTCCAACGGAGAGAATAAAGCAGGCCGGGTCAACCATTGGAGCTTTTTGTAGGCGAATCTAAGCTCCGCGCTAACTTTGGCTGGACTTCATCCGATAAATTTAGTACAATTAAGAGAAGGCTGTTTTTCGGATTTACCGCAGAAAATGGATGGATTACCGAGTTATTTTGAGTTTACGCCTTCACATGACAAGAAATTATTAACGGAGTGTAAGTAGACAAAAATATATGAAATATTTGATAACTGGCGGGGCCGGATTTATCGGCTCCAATATTGCTCGAAAATTAATCGAAGATGGTGAGCACGTCCGCGTCCTTGATAATTTTTCGTCAGGGAAAGAAGAAAATCTTGTCGAAATCATCAATGATATTGAGTTGATCGAGGGAGATATCCGCGATTACTGGACGGTTAGCTCGACGGTAAAAGGAATGGATTATGTGCTGCACCAAGCGGCATTGCCCTCGGTCCCCAAATCCATTCTCAACCCGCTCAGTGCGAACGCGGTCAATATTGACGGCACGCTCAATGTGTTGGAAGCATCGCGGCTTGCCGGAGTGAAACGATTTGTGATGGCCTCGTCAAGCGCGGTTTATGGTGAATCAGTGGAACTGCCCAAACATGAAGGCATAATCCCATCACCTCTTTCTCCCTATGCCGTGGCAAAGCTGACAAACGAATATTACTGCAAAGTATATAACGACCTGTATAAACTCCCCACAGTGGCGCTGAGATATTTCAATATCTTTGGCCCGCGGCAGGATCCGAAGAGCGAATATGCGCCGGTCATCCCGCGTTTTATCACGCTTCTTCACAGCGGACAGAAACCGACAATCTATGGTGACGGCGAGCAATCCAGAGATTTTATATACATAGACAACGCGGTTGAAGCAAATCTCCTTGCCGCCCGTAACCCGGCCTTGTCCGGACAGGTCTTCAACGTCGCCAATGGTTTCCAATGCACCCTCAATCAATTGCTGGAGCGGTTGCGACAGATTCTCGGTGTCAATTTACCGGCTGAGTATGCGCCAGCGCGCGAGGGGGATATTCGCCACTCGTATGCTTCAATCGAAAAACTCAAAAGTTACGGCTTCAATGGATCGGTCGGGCTCGACGAGGGGCTGCAAAGAACTGTTGCCTTTTTCACCGCTCCGTCGACGACTCGGACTCATATAAGCCGATAGGTCTGTAGCTCTCTGGCGAGTAAAAACCCACCCGTTGGGTGGGTTATAAGGATTACCCCGCATCAAAAAGAAGATGAATTGAGATTGCCGCGTCACTCCTCGGAAGTCGCTCCTCGCAACGACGTGATGGGGGGGCCGGCTTTGAATCTTGCGTCACAATCCCGATATTCGCCGGGTTGATGTGATTTTTTTCCCCCGTAGCCCAGCCAACGGCTGGGTTTTTCCTGCCCAGTGTGAGATTAATCAGGTTGCTGAAATTTGGTGCGGGGCAGTCCGCCGGGGCGGACCGCACGAAGAAAATAAAACGTGCGCGACAGCGACGTCCCGCACGAAGAATAAGTAAGATCACACCGTCCGCCACGGCGGAGTGTGGTACAAGGGCTGGTACACGGGGGCGTACACCAAGCACGGATAAAGTGTGCACCTATGACAGTCAAGGCAGAGACGTCTGACTGCACGTCTTATTTTAGCTCGAGATATGGAATAGCGTTCGCCACAAATTCTCCCGGGCCGAGGATTTCATATCGAAAAAAACCGGCCGCGGCGATCATCGCCGCATTGTCAGTGCACAATTCAAGCGAGGGATAGAATAGCCGTTTGCCTTCGGATGCCAGACGCTCCTGCATGAGTGCGCGAAGTCGGCTGTTTGCAGCCACTCCGCCAGTGATTGTGACATCGGTAATCGAGTATTGCTGAGCCGCGCGGACTGTCTTTTCGACAAGAACATCGACAACGGCTTCCTGAAACGAGGCCGCGATATCGGCCTTATGTTTCTCATAGATATCTTTTTCAAGCTTTTCGAGATAGAGCGCGACGGACGTCTTGAGGCCGGAAAACGAAAAGGCATATTCTTCGTTTTTTAATCCACGCGGGAATCGAACAAACTGCGGATTTCCTTGCTTCGCCAGTTTATTGAGCGCCGCTCCTCCGGGATATCCGAGCCCCATTAACTTGGCTACTTTATCGAAGGCCTCGCCTGCGGCATCGTCGCGGGTTTTTCCCAGAATCTCATATTCTCCAAACTGTTTTACTAACACAAGCATTGTGTGTCCACCCGAAACTACGAGACTAAGGTGTCTTTGGGAGATATGTGGAAATTGAAGGAGCGGAGCGGCCAGATGTCCTTCGAGATGATTGACCGGCACAAACGGAATCTGCCTGGCAAATGAAAGTCCTTTGGCGAATGTCAACCCGACGAGCAGCGGTCCGACAAGCCCTGGTCCCTGTGTGGCGGCAATAAGTTCTATGTCATCAAGCCGCATACCGGCCTCGCGGAGCGCCTGATTATATATGGGCACTATGGTTTTGAGATGCTCGCGGCTTGCAACTTCGGGAATGACCCCGCCAAATTTTGAGTGGATCGCCTGTGACAGAATAATATTCGATAGGATCCGCTGTCCGTTTTCGACAACAGCGACCGATGTTTCATCACATGATGTTTCAATTCCCAGAGTACGCATTGGGTGGGGGAGATATCTGCACAGAATCGGCGGAAAATGATTTTAGCTTGAATATTTTCGGGTAGTCAAATTTAAGTTCGGCGCGTCCGGCGGGATCGGCCCGGCGATAATCAGCCGAAACGGTAATTGCGGATGCCGAGAGCGAATCAATCTCATCCTGCGGCCCTGACACCACCAAGTCGATTGAGCGGGGGGTCGTCGTTATTTCTGCGTCAGGCGGGGCATTGAAAACAACTATTGGAATCGACGAGAGGGTTTTTGTTTTAACAGGTACCACTTCAAGTGTGACATTCACTGTGTCGAACTTAGTCGAGAAACCTAAGAGAGACTGTTTGTTCAGAGGGGTATTTAGGGTTACTTTATCACGCAAGCCCCTGAGATCGATGGGAAGCGTGGAAACAGAAGTAAGAATGTTCATTTTCGATCGAGGTCCGGAGACACTGATATGGGAAGGTACAACGGTTATCAAACACCCAAGCGCGAAACCATCATCTGGTTCAGAACTTATTTCGGGATTGACTGGCACAGAGAACTGTGCCTGGGTGTCTATATCAAGCTTTATATAGTTTGGAGAGATAATGTCTTCGATTGACAAGTCATCAGAGGGAGCCACAAGCGAGGTGTTGAGCGGGGTCAGTTCAATAACCTGCTCACCGGCTGGATATTGAGCGGCATTGATGCGGATCCCATCTCTCTTCCATTGTTTGCGAAGAAGTTGTTTGCCCGATGCGCTGACCGCCAGAGTTACCGAATCCGGAGCAGGAGCGGACAAAGTCAATGTATCGCGAAGCGAGATTTCGGTCACTGGCAGGGACACGACATAGGTATAGTTTTTCTCGGTGGCGACATGAAGCCAAATGAGAAGAGCCAGAACAACTGCGAGCAGTTTCAGCCAAATATTTTCAAAAAAAGTCACCATAAAATGTCAACGAAGCGGGGTTTTGAGCGCTGTCTGTTGCCTCAGTATAACACATCCAACACACGGAGTAAACTATTTCGACTGATCGCGCTCACTGTTTTTCAGCGGTTGCTGATATACTTCGGGTCATTCCAATGAAATCGGGTAACGCCCTGGTCTGTCGCTACCCAGATATAATCTCCGTCGATATACAGGTCAAAAACATAATTAGAGGCAAGCCCATCGTCGGTGGTGAACTCCCAGGTTCTTGGATTTTTCCCCTCAAGAACAAAAACCGTAAGCCCTCGGTCGGATGCGACTGCGGCGATTTTGTCGTTTACCGCAAGCGCTCGCACACTGGTGCGGGTGGATAAATCCTGGAATGATGTCACCACACCCGTTCGAGCATTGACTTTAACTAGACCGTTAGTCGCCGCAAGCCAAATATTTTCGCCGGATTGTTCTATGTCAAAGACCCGGCTAAAAATAAGCTGGGTGGTATCGATAAATTCATGTAATTCTCCCGATATTAGGGATAGGCGAAAAGCGCCGGCATCGGTCGCAAGCCAGAGAAAGTCTCCAATTCTTTCGAGGTCGTATACGGCGCGGTTTGAGAACTGGTTTGGATAGACTTGCCTGATGGAATCCAAGTTGTGATGAATGAGCGTAAGTCCTCCAGCCGTTCCGACAAACAGAGAATCACCGATTTTCTTCAGTGAAAGGACATTATCATCGCCAAGACCGTGACGCCGATCGACACTTCGTATCTGCCTCCAGAACTGACGCTCTAAAATTGTCAGCCCGGTCGATGTACCTACATAGAGGGATTTGGCATCGCCTGCGAGACAGTTGACATCGACAGGCGGTAGATCGGAACTGACGCCGGATTCGATATGAAAAAACTGACTTGCGTCCCGCGTCATTGCTGTAATTCCGGTTCTCGGCTGTCCCAAGGTGGAGCCTGCAAACCAGATCAGGGTGTCCTCGACATAAATCGCATCGGTTCGGTTTTGAATAAGACCGAAAGGAAGGAGTTCCATCACCCAGGACGAGGCGCTGGCTTTTGCCGGGCCATATCCCCATGTTCCAATCCAGAGTGTGCCGCTGTTGTCATCGATAGCATCCCTGATCGAATATCTGCGGCCGTGGAGGTCAACGAAGTTACCATCGCCGAAATAATTTGACCCGACAGGAGGAATAAGCGTCTGTGATGGAGCTATATGCTCGTAATTTTTTTCAAGTTTGGGAAGCTCGGTAATCGGGAACCAACTCTCAAAGAGCAGATCGTACTCGTATAA contains:
- the eno gene encoding phosphopyruvate hydratase gives rise to the protein MADFEYIHARQILDSRGTPTVEVDVCLTDGTLGRAAVPSGASTGAHEAVELRDGDAKKYFGKGVLTAVANVNELIGPAILKDMIDPFDQTSLDRYLIAMDGTENKSKLGANAILGVSIATAKAAAESSGRFLYEYLGGCNTKVMPVPMMNILNGGKHADNNIDLQEFMIMPVGAKDFASALQMGAEVFGSLKKVLHKKGYNTAVGDEGGFAPDLKSNEEALQVIMEAISASGYKAGANKDIMIALDPASTEFYDPKTKKYKLEAEGKNLTSEQMIDFWERLCKDYPIISIEDGLAEDDWEGWKALTERLGKRVQLVGDDLYVTNPKRLSRGIKEKSSNSILIKLNQIGTLTETLDAIALAQKSGFTTVISHRSGETEDATLADLAVGTGAGQIKTGSMCRTDRIAKYNQLLRIAESIGNNAIYPGMKTFYNLGN
- a CDS encoding RNA-binding protein; translated protein: MNIYVGNLSYQVSEEDLRTAFGEFGEVTKVIIIKDKLSGESRGFAFVEMGSSESGQSAISGMNDAELKGRRLKVNEAQARTDAPRGGGGGGGSRDGGGGGRR
- a CDS encoding CPXCG motif-containing cysteine-rich protein yields the protein MLMHRLSFALSPKITLRLWTFVGGDTYIRVMEQYYLCACCGEENEILIDPTSGNRQEFVEDCRVCCRPNVIKASFNSYLNEYDLEVYQEDVG
- a CDS encoding SDR family oxidoreductase translates to MKYLITGGAGFIGSNIARKLIEDGEHVRVLDNFSSGKEENLVEIINDIELIEGDIRDYWTVSSTVKGMDYVLHQAALPSVPKSILNPLSANAVNIDGTLNVLEASRLAGVKRFVMASSSAVYGESVELPKHEGIIPSPLSPYAVAKLTNEYYCKVYNDLYKLPTVALRYFNIFGPRQDPKSEYAPVIPRFITLLHSGQKPTIYGDGEQSRDFIYIDNAVEANLLAARNPALSGQVFNVANGFQCTLNQLLERLRQILGVNLPAEYAPAREGDIRHSYASIEKLKSYGFNGSVGLDEGLQRTVAFFTAPSTTRTHISR
- the tsaD gene encoding tRNA (adenosine(37)-N6)-threonylcarbamoyltransferase complex transferase subunit TsaD, which gives rise to MRTLGIETSCDETSVAVVENGQRILSNIILSQAIHSKFGGVIPEVASREHLKTIVPIYNQALREAGMRLDDIELIAATQGPGLVGPLLVGLTFAKGLSFARQIPFVPVNHLEGHLAAPLLQFPHISQRHLSLVVSGGHTMLVLVKQFGEYEILGKTRDDAAGEAFDKVAKLMGLGYPGGAALNKLAKQGNPQFVRFPRGLKNEEYAFSFSGLKTSVALYLEKLEKDIYEKHKADIAASFQEAVVDVLVEKTVRAAQQYSITDVTITGGVAANSRLRALMQERLASEGKRLFYPSLELCTDNAAMIAAAGFFRYEILGPGEFVANAIPYLELK
- a CDS encoding CdaR family protein — protein: MVTFFENIWLKLLAVVLALLIWLHVATEKNYTYVVSLPVTEISLRDTLTLSAPAPDSVTLAVSASGKQLLRKQWKRDGIRINAAQYPAGEQVIELTPLNTSLVAPSDDLSIEDIISPNYIKLDIDTQAQFSVPVNPEISSEPDDGFALGCLITVVPSHISVSGPRSKMNILTSVSTLPIDLRGLRDKVTLNTPLNKQSLLGFSTKFDTVNVTLEVVPVKTKTLSSIPIVVFNAPPDAEITTTPRSIDLVVSGPQDEIDSLSASAITVSADYRRADPAGRAELKFDYPKIFKLKSFSADSVQISPPPNAYSGN